The segment TGTTATTGAATCAACACATCGGCATCATCTCTATAGAATCGATAGATTCCGAGAGATAGCCTTCATTCACTAGAAACACAATGGATGttgtaacaataaacaaatttaaccATACTGTGCGTAAACCATTTGCTATTCCAATTTAGTTCTTATtacaattactattaaaattagatGTATTTTGCGATATGGAACAGTTCTAGTTCTAGTTCTAGAAAGTCATTTTTTTGAGACAAGGTTATCAATTCCTGGTTGAAGATACACACTATTGACTAGTGCTCAATATCACAAAGctaaattaatatacaaaaaatgcCAGTCGTcgtcacaaacaaaataaaagcaaacaactgcgtaggacaagcacttgacgtgtgatccacgattgcttgcTCTAAGTACGCATGTCTTTTTGAATGAGACTTTAATTTATCTGAAACCTTGGGAGGTTTCAGATAAATAGAATAATAGATAGGTTTGACAAgaggtttaattaataaatgcgaTAGTATATATAAAACAggagatttattattatgtttaataattattttgtataaacagcacttttcatttaaaaaaagtaaaaaaaaaaacttttgccaCTAAAATTTATGACAAAACAGTCTTTCATTTAGAGTACGTAAATAAGAATTATTAGATGGTCTACTGCCCATGGTCTCTTTTACCTTTAAATCTCAGCACAAATTCTATTAGGGTAGACCGAAATagtattcaaaatacatttggACCGAGCTCACGTACCGATCGCAAGCTACAGATAGTGTCAAAGTTTTGCCTAGTGTGTGCCGCCCGTAGATTACACACAGTCACCGGCAACTTTGTGTGTAAACTTCAATGACGTTGATTGATTGAGACGACGAATAACAAAGCAAGTCTCCTAGATCTAATACCTAGTATCAACTATTCGCatacagaattttatttattttaggcaGTATAGGGGTTTAAGcatagaggagctcgtggctaagctataatcgCATAAGTaaatcaatcacaggttaagctatgcttgacgcggttagtgCGTAGATGGGTgtccatctttgtcataacgagtttcggaacgcatgttaaattgtgggtcccagctgttatttctacatctttgacagtcgttacaggtagctTGGTTACAGCTTGAATTTCTGACATCCAGtccaaccaaggggtattgtgttgcccagataactgggttgaggaggtcagataggcagtcgctccttgtataacACTACAGCTAactactcagctgaaaccggttagactggaagctgaccccccaacatagttgggaaaaggctagggcgATGATGATGGGGGTTTAAGCAGATCAGTTGTAAGTGACTACAAAGCAGGAGGATCTTAGATATTCAGGTTGTTATTTAccctgttttctttttaaatccatGGTTGAAGTACTAATTCTTTCAAAGGGTTTCGCTCTTAACTTTGTTGtggaagtatttttatttatttcttgttcattttaatgtgcataaataatattcatcaaCTAAGCTAGccagcaagctgaagtggcagagggctggccatattagccgaagaaccgataaccgttggggtaaacgagttcaagagtggagaccacgcctcggcaaacgtagtgtaggacgtcctcaggcacggtggagtgatgacttgcgcaagacggctggcaggagctggatgcgagaagccgaaaatcgatctcagtggcgtgcacttggagaggcctatgtccagcagtggactgcgataggctgatgatgacgaAGCTAGCCTTCAGCTGTTTGTTTGAATACGTTAATCTTGGGAACAACAAGTCTTATTTCAGTGTTATACCTCATTCATTGAGTAAGGCTATAGGATAAACACCTCACTTATGATTATTAGGTGTAGAGCAGTAATActtatattgaaataacaacGAGAAACTGTAAATCCGATTGTacaaatcctaacttatatcgtCACATCCTCGTAGAGGAAGTAACGTAAGCAACATCTACGTAAAATATAACAGCGTTCTGTTCAAACATTTATGTTGCTGCAATTACTCCTCACGTAAtctatactattatataaagctgaagactttgtttgtttgtttgaacacgctaatctcaaaaactactggttcaaattgaatagaacattcatcaaggaaggttttaggctatatacgaTCATGCTGCGGCTAATAATTACGAagctacaatggaaaatgtgggaaaatacagggaaaattattcaccttcgagggcttccgttcaaaaattcctaacttatatcttctaaccacgcggacgaagtcgcgggcaacagctagtatagtcATAAAGATACtttcattcatttataaatGCTACTACATACATAAAATGTAAGCCGGAAATTAGTTTCATGAACGAATGTAGTGTCCaaaccaaatattttgaaaactacTGTAATTAGATCATCGGCGTTTGAACGTCGTTTTGTTTGCTTTGATAATATTCGACACCTAATCCGTATCTGAGTTAGGGCTGGTATCGATGACTGATACCGATTTCAGAGAGGAATTTAGAGTTGTGTTTCTGAAACGTTTAATAGTAGGTATACTTTTGTGACTAACTTGATTTAGATCTACATTTAACTAACAATCCACatctttgttgtttgtttgtttgttgttgtattttaagGTCGTGTACTCAAATCTTATTCTTGagatggttttaaattaaattgattgcaCCAACAGCCGAGTACTTGAGCTAATGTCGCGCGATCCCACTGTGCGTAacgggtcgcgggttcgatcccagcgtaggacaagtttgtgtgatccacaaattcCTGCCGCGTCGAGTCcctgtgcatatgacttgaaagTCCCTTAAATCGGGAGgaagtttttttattcttacttcCTATTTACCCTTCGATGACTTGTACTATATAACTACTATGttttaacttcatttttttttctaattcttcTTTTTATCCGAACCTTTTTGTATCTTACTTTAGgcgttcatttttttttgcagtaagGGTAATAGATTCCATCCAGTCAGAGCCATCGTGTTCGTCTCGTGGAGGGATGTGCGTCATCGCGGATGACTGCCCCGCCAGCTACCTGGTGGAAGACAGCGGCCTGTGTCCACTGCAACAGCGGATGGGTGTCGAGTGCTGTTATGGAAGTgagaatctatactaatatataaagctgaagagtttgtttgtttgtttaaacgcgctaatctcaggaactactggtccaaattgaaaaaatatttttgtgttgaatagaccattaatcgaggaaggctttagactataaaccatcacgctgcgactaataggagcgaagctaaggtacaaaggaaaatgtgaaaaaaaaatagggcaggtataaatcataacttatacccacggggacgaagtcgcgggcaacagctagttattaatatgtAGTCATCATGGATAGTCTCTTACAGTAAATTCTGTACTAGCTTTTGACCACAGCTATGCTCAAAGAATTTGATCTGTCACTTTCTGTCTGACACTAAATCTTCATGTATAGCTAAGTGTtagatccccacgtaggacaaacatttgcgTGATCCAAAAACGAgtgggtttaaataaaaatataacatgtttagttttattcataTAGAAAAGTATCAATCGTACATCTtctaattgataaaaatacataattagtgttgcattatagataaaataaatattcagaaataaccttaaaaatagTTCTCGCAGTGCCTTTTCTATTTCGCGTAGATTCTATTCCCGGAAAAACTCTCCACAAATATGagcattaattaaatgaaagtatattatattttattttgctttgttttagTATCGATCAAGGAGACAAGGTGCCGGAGACGAGGTGGGGAATGTTTGCCGCGATGCAACGTACGTCTTCGGGATACTACAGCTACGGACTGTTCAGAAGACACTGTTTGTTGCATAttggttaattaattataatgaataaaatgttttttttttcgaataattgtgttttattatatttgcttaATACCGCAATTAAACGTAAATTGTCTTCGATTAAACTATAGTGGTTTGAAAAGTACAACGTTAACATAAAATGACATGATACTgccaaacacagaacaaatgagtCCTGGGTGGGATTCGAACTTAAGACCTCTGTTATAGCCCCTTTACCAATGAACattaataattacaacatacacattattttacatacaaacaaaagtcAGGGTTatgtaaaatagattttattcgATTCTTAGACCTACTCAACATGCccacaaaatttcatcaaaatcggtcgacCCGTTACGGAGGAGTTTAAGTAAGTACAAGCACcgcaacacaaaaataatataacaccaTGCTCTGGCCGTGGTTGACGGACGACTCTTATTTTGTACCAGCCTCACACACTCATtgtgattcaaaataaatgtttttcattcaTATCTAAACATGGCCGAAATTATAACAAGCATATTATCTTGAAGACCGGTGCATCAGTGCAGGCATTAGTTTAAACTGCGCGGTCGTTCGTGATATCGTTTTAAAATGGTTACCATGGAGTTTGTTGCTGTCTTCTGTGTAACAGGGATTCTGTGGGCTCATGAACAAGACTGTAAGTTTGTTGATGTGTTTTCTATCATTGATATTGATAATTGAGGATATTTCTACTATTCTGGAAACGCAAAAAGAGACGCCTTTTTcatcaatgtaaaaatattgatttaaaatgtcgTGTGAGCTGTTGTGGCTCCAATCCTCTTAAGagccagtcaagtgcgagtcggtttCATTGCGTCAAAATTTGTAACCGTCGGGTGACCACgatcagttttaaattattcgttgTCTAAGCGACAATAAATATACGtgcatctgtgaaaatttcaactgtcaggGTATCGGGGTTCATTGATACAGCCATGGTAatggacggacggacagacagcagacaAACTCCTTTAGGTACGAGAACCTAACAGTGTCTAAAATCTAATGTCATAAATTAACTAGAAATACTTCTTTTCGTTCCTTAACCTAGACAAGGCGTTTATTTTTACCATCATTCATATATTTGTTGCAGTATTATTAATAGATTCAATCAGACTAGAGTCAGCTTGTATGTTTGAGGGCGGTATGTGTGTCATCGCCAATGACTGTCCCAATGGATCGCTGGTTGGCAGCGGGCTGTGTCCGCTGCAGCAGCGGATGGGTGTCGAGTGCTGCTATGGAAGTAAGGAAAACCAATAttgtatacattattattaggGATAGTTTTAAATCGTTCGCTCGGAATTTCTGAAGTTGAAAAAATCTATATTGCGAAAAATGTCCCATcctaaaagaaaattctaaatcTGTTTATGTGTTATTTCGTTGAGCCCATTGAATAGTTTCGCAAGTGGAAATGAGTTTTAACTAAGTCCAAAATACTTTTTCACTACATTTGAATGTAAAGGTATCtaaaaattttacaaaacttttttttttaaatccgcGTCGACGATCATAGATCTCCATCCAAAACTTAGGTAAATCTTTGGTCAACCATAAAAGCATTGATAGTTGATTTTGCATACCccaaagtaaaataatagttaatatCTTTCGCTTTATTTCAGTATCGGTGAAGGAAACAAGGTGCCAAAAGCGAGGCGGAGACTGCGTAACAGAGTGTATCAGCGACCAGGTATACCGTAAGGCTACAGGCTGTCCGAAAGACACAATATGCTGTTCTgttaattatcaataaataaaacgtgtttttttttgttttctcctTTCTCTCCATCCTTTATTCCTTGTCTGGATACCGCAAAAGCAATACCTGGTAAAGCATATGCTGGTCCTTATGAGATgttgaataaatatgtatgatttGGTAATCAATGCTAGTTAATTCTCTATATGAGGAGAGAACCATGGTCAGCATGATTGTGACTATGCTATAGGCCAGTAATAGGCGATAatagtttttcaaattttagttGTTTCATGTTGTTCCGTCAACAAAACGATTCtcattcatcatcggcctagccttttcccaactatgttggggtcggctaccagcccAACCTATTTTTCAGCTAATTActagtattttacaaggagcgactgcctatctgacctcctcaacccagttacctgggcaacacgataccccttggttagactggctgtcagactttttcaagcttttgactacctgtaacgactgtcaaagatgtaggaataacagccgggacccacaatttaacgtgccttccgaaacacggaggaactcgttatgacaaagatggtcacccatccacggaccaaccgcgtcaagcatagcttaacctgtgatcgaatcacttatgcggatATAGCTTAGCTTCTCattctaaggaatttaatcaggGCAAGTATTTGTAGATGACACACATATGCTTGTGGTCTATGGGTTCAGCGTGATGGCCACTACCACTCTTCTATCTGTGCAGTTATGTCTTCAATACAAAGCTGCTTGCTGTATTTAAAACTGTTAGACTACcttaacatttaataacattatattcCAATGTTGCAAAATAAGCGTATCGTTAAATCAAAGTCCAAAAAGATAAACTTCATCATTTCATCtcagcaacaaaaaaatatagtaataccTCGGCTTTAATCTTGTTAGCATTAAAACCCAAATATTAATtagcataatttaattaaatttcagtaTTTCAGAGGCATTGAGGGATATATAATTAGAAGGATCTCTGTTAAAGCTATAATCGCAATCCCATTCATTCCATATCTTGCGGTACAGAGTCAGGACTATCGTGGGGAGTAATTATATTCACTTCAATCTAAAATTGAGATGTTGACTTAATTAATCCTGTAAGGGTAACGCTGTAAATGATACAGTATTTGTATATCTTCGAACTACCgttcaaatagaaaatattatgataaaatgtgTGTAGCAAAAGCATTTCTATTAACGTTTTAGAAACAAGCTGTGGATTCATTCCACGGTTATTCCGAAGTGCATCCTTTTGATATCCTTTGGAAtaagtgtaatatttttaatctaaaaggAAATGTAGCAAACTCAGTCTTAACTCTACGGTTCAAGGCTCTCTTCGAAGACAATTCCTTGTTATTTAGacgttttatagtaaaaattgacattttccACTTCTTTTCTCTTCGCATGGTTGATGCACAATctgaaaaaagttaaaaacgcATTTAAATCAATAGCAGAAGGTTTAAATTACTTGGGAAATAATATCTTGGTGTTTGGAAGTCTACTGATATGGCTCTATTATCTGTATGCTCCTAGGATATGGATAGCCATTTGTTGGTTTCACCTCAATCTTTAATATATCATGCAGTTCAGCAGACAAATATATCAATAATTAGTGTAGGTAGTATTCTATAACTTCAATATGAAAATTGTatgtagaaaaagaaaagaaaaacttcTTCCAACAGATTGCTTCACTAATTTCGTTTGCTTCTTAGGTAATGTAGCAGTATGGTATGCAGAAAGACTATACCTTGCTTTCCGGTTTCAAAGCATGCTAATAAATGTCCTAAATATTTTCCGCCTAAATAtcttttttcaataacaatCTTGCGACGAAAGTTCCATCCTTTGTATCTGCAAAATACTAGAAAAGTACGATATTCCCTAAAACATTATTCAACCTGCACAAATACTCCGTTTAAAAACCATCACGGAAAATTTCGACACATTCTAAAACGGTAGGTATACAAAGTTTCGTCCACAAAATAAAGCAGAGGACATATAGACCTGCATTTCATGTTTCggcaaaacttttgtttttcgcATTCGGCGTCCATGTTTCGAAACATTCACTGGGACGTGGATAGAGTATTTTTCGTGCCAATAAAATGGGTCAACAGCAACACTTCCTCGTGTGACAACTTTGTATTGACTTGTAACACTAGCTTTATGTGCAAGAGTTCGAACTATCGAAAAGTCTGTTTGagatttcaagtttatttttataggataaactttattgaaagtaaaagtttaacataaaatactgATCATTAAAGAAAGTGAATAGTGCATTAAATTAAACACACGGAAATGGAGAAGATGATtaggctgttttttttaataaatatttttctggtGACGGTATGGTACGCTGGTGattggaaaagaaaaaaaaaacaatcccaAATCGATTAAAGCTTCTCAAAATCATGTTGAGTCAACAAACACATGTaggtataaattttattgtccTGTAAACATACAatctttttttggaaaaaagcgAAAAGCAAAACATGCACCCTACAGCATAAATTAAATGGCacttcaaaagttttattttattttatttttttttttttttttattttatttgggaaacaaacagatgtaatatagttaataaaatacatacaaaataaacagtactCAATCCAGAACAGTTTccacactaaattaaaacatttgcgcCAAATgcgaaactgaataaaatttaaaaagaattgcaaacaaatataaacaatttagataaaaaaaaatagaagttacCTTACATCTACGTATCgagaaacaatattaattactagaagCATGAACCAGACAGTCgtgaacagattttttaaatttgggcaaagagatataaaatatatctaaattacaactattattaattagattattgTACAAGCGGCAGgatcttattataaataagttgttACCATAATTAGTTCGGGTAGTGGGCGTATAAAACAAAGACTTGTCACGAACATTAAAACGCGGGCATCTCAGACCTATTTTGCTTAGGAGGTAAGAAGAGTCAACTTGatttctaacaattttatataaaaatagtaaatctcGTTCATTACGCCGGGCCTGTAGAGTGGGTAAATAAGGTAGACTTATGGGGTGTTTATTATTTCTCCATGTCAAAtgcttcattaatttattttggatacCTTGTATctgatcaatataaatattgtattgcgGATTCCACACTATAGATGCATACTCGAGAATGGGTCTTACAATGGTCTTATACAGGAGTAATAATGTAGATAAGCGCTTAAAATCTTTAGAAACCCTCAACACAAACCCTACTAGGCGATAAGCTTTATTCGTAACAGCAGTGATTTGGCTATCAAAGATTAGTTTACTATCCAACTGCACACCCAGGTCTCGCACCTCAGACACCCTCTTAATACtttcattattcatattatagtcgtattctatatatttattttttctcgtaTATGTGATGACATTGCATTtcttagtatttatataaagcatatttttattacagtagttacataaattataaatgtcattttgtaGTTTGATGCAATCATCTTTACTCTTAATCAccttataaattttcttatcgTCAGCATATAACAAAAAGTTCgaattattgaaaattgtttgaatgtcattaatatagatattaaataataagggTCCGAGATGCGATCCCTGAGGCACACCTGATGTGATAGGTATAAATGTAGAAGAGAAACCTTTGATAGTAACAGCTTGTGTACGATTTTCGACATAAGACTCTAGCCAGCGCAATAGATCACCATGTACCCCGATTACCTCAAGCTTGTGTAAGAGTAATCGATgagaaattttatcaaatgccTTTGAGTAATCGGTATACACGACATCAACTTGAAAGCCATTATCCATAGCCATGATTACTGTATCAATAAATTCGCACAAGTTAGTTTCGGTCGATTTCCTACTTACAAAACCATGTTGCTCAGTTATCAATATAGGTTTGACAAGCGGCGTAATAAGTTGAGGAGCACTGTCTTTAATACCACCAAGAGGATATAATTGTTAATTCCAAGGAATCATAATTACACGGTAAATCTTGATCTTAACTTTGTAGATTCATTTTATGAGCTTGCAACAAAATGTTAATATCATCGTAATTTTGTTGGAAGTCTTAAAAAGTTTCAAGAAGGGGTGGCTTATTGCTGAGTTTTAGTCCCATTCGCGCCATGGGATGTTAtagtcatgtttatttatatgtagataCTGACTTAAAATTAGATCCCAAGATTTTAAGCAGTTAACACAATTTTTCGATACTAGTTATGTTTCATATGGTGTTGTGTCGTGTCAAAGTGTTTGAACTGCGCCTGTCTTCTAGCATGGCTTAACACTTCTTTGGCGAAAACTTCccgaaaatagaataaatagttaaacaatagcATCTTCAGAATTATACGACCTGCTTGTTTCCTATTGTGATTTTCTTGCATCGTTCCTTCTGTTCGTGATTTTAGTGGATCAATATTTGTTGCTTACTTTGTGATacgcaaattaatttaaaaaactttgatGCTCTGGATGATGGATTTGAACTTACGGCCTTTCATTTTGCAGTCCAACCGTCATGCCACTAGGATATTAATGCTACTCAAGAGAGAACGATTCATAATATCATCAACTACAGCCTAAGATTGGTGACCATTATTATTTTCGATATAGAAATAAGGGTCCAAATTCCATCTTCATCATTCACTTCTCCAAAAAGCCGTcctaaatgtaatatttttataaatatgcaaatacaaTCTTGCAATGTAGCGGCACCAAAATGTTAATATCGTCGTAATTCAGTTGAAACTGTTAAAAACTTTATACTGTTTCGTTCTGCCGACGATTTCTGGTTTTCTGgttcgaaatttaattttaaacttgcaTTTTTGGCCATTTATGTTTCATATTTGAATTTCGATTTTAGAATGGAACGTTATTCGAACCCTTTTTCGATTGTTACATGATTTAGATTTAGAATTCTATTGATAAGATGGTAAGGAATTTTCATTGATGCTTGTGATTTGTGATTGTTGGGTAAGCAATATGTTCACGGTTTTATTATAACTGTGATTTAAAGCAAGAAGGTTAGAAACCctgtttttttgtattactaTGAACGAGAGTATATACataagtaaacattaaaaaaaatgacaaaagaattaattgaataatatgaTATCCATAATtgaaaagatattattaaattgcaCACAAATTGATGTCGAACAAGTATTTTGTGAGTAAGTACaacaaaaaactttacaaaaatctGAAATTCCAATGAAAAGGTACTCgtatgtacataaaataaaatatttttttccaaaactcACATAATTTCAATCAAACACATCGGTCAAGTCGAGTTAGCCTCGCGACACTGATAGTTCCGTATTAATAGGCAccagaaaaacaaatcggttaaGTGACAAATCTATCACCGCAAAAAATCATTGCTTAATctcgatttaaaattttagtatcaCAATTATAGtggcaaaagaaatacaaaattttcCGAAAATTTTACCTGCCTATCAAGTATTAAGGTCCCGTTTATACAagttacggaactctaaaaaagaCATTCGCAGCTTAACCGCATCAATTTCACAGTAAATTAAAACCTGCTTGACGCGATCACAGttgcaacaatatttaaattctgaatgggtttttaaaaaaatctctctaTTTTAACAGGCTGCATTTGcagagtttaattaaatttctgcTAGAATTCCTACGCATCCAGTGGTTTCGTAAACGAGTTATTAAGGAGTAAAATTAGTTCTCAGAAATAACTTTCCGTGTTTTCACGCTGAGGTGgaaattaaagaataatattgagGGTAGATGTAGTTTTTCttggtttaatgtttttatgcTGGTGTTGAAATTTCTCATTGACCCTATAGGCATGACCGGTCTGAACTTGCATTTTGGCGATGAAGCGGATTAGTAGAAGCAGTGACTTTTTGAAAGATCTTGTTGCTTCGTAAGCAAGATTTATACttgtcaattgttttcaaaaatatcagtattatatacataatacattttgttcTGCTGTCATCATCCAATGTTTGCAATCGCTGAAAATCCGTGCACAAAAATGATGACTTAAAATCTCAGCAGCAAGGaatattttcgaataaaacaATTCTCTTATTATAAGCAAACTCGAAAAACGCCTCTCAAATGCATCCACGAACAAAAATACAGGTATCGCAGTTGCCTTgagtaattaaattacacaaaaaccCCCACCGTATTTAACCCAATGAGATCGCACAGAATTCGCCAGGTGTACAACCAGCAATAAAATTACACAGGTAACAAAGATCGCTGAGTGGGGTTAAAACGGTTTTTATAcagctttaatatttatacaaaggAACAGTCTAAGCGTCTAATTAGAGTGTTTAAAGCGCAGATTTCTTTTATTCTCGTTTCACTGTTAAATGCAACAATTACTGCTGTAAAACTATTCAGCGGTTTGGGGGTTTGTATTTACTTTGTGTTTGATTTTCTATTTAGCTTGCTCTATCTTCTTTCCTTCCTCTTTTTCATTCATGGTGATGGCATTATCTGATTGGCTAAGCATACTTGATTGATTTTTCCTTGAGTTTCCAGTTTTTATTTGCTTGTATAGCATTTGCATTAATGGACTAAATAAGTAACTTTGctcatttgtaatttattggaaactatgaaacgttttaaaaatagagataattttttttcatacatctttcctttagcgatTCCTATTAGCACTTAATACAAGACTGTTTctattgtggaagtgagacgatGTTATGCAAAATGTAGTGCACTGTCCCGCTTCTACAGTTATAGTCATTAAACTCACTTTATCTTTAGTAATTACTAACAAACC is part of the Trichoplusia ni isolate ovarian cell line Hi5 chromosome 4 unlocalized genomic scaffold, tn1 tig00001189_group3, whole genome shotgun sequence genome and harbors:
- the LOC113506190 gene encoding uncharacterized protein LOC113506190; protein product: MKFIAIFCVIGVVFANDDLRVIDSIQSEPSCSSRGGMCVIADDCPASYLVEDSGLCPLQQRMGVECCYGISIKETRCRRRGGECLPRCNVRLRDTTATDCSEDTVCCILVN
- the LOC113506191 gene encoding uncharacterized protein LOC113506191 encodes the protein MVTMEFVAVFCVTGILWAHEQDLLLIDSIRLESACMFEGGMCVIANDCPNGSLVGSGLCPLQQRMGVECCYGISVKETRCQKRGGDCVTECISDQVYRKATGCPKDTICCSVNYQ